Proteins encoded in a region of the Mycolicibacterium neoaurum genome:
- the purF gene encoding amidophosphoribosyltransferase has protein sequence MTSAPVEPDETDPKEECGVFGVWAPGEDVAKLTYYGLYALQHRGQEAAGIAVADGAQVLVFKDLGLVSQVFDEQTLAAMHGHVAVGHCRYSTTGSTTWENAQPVFRNTAAGTGVALGHNGNLVNTAELATRARSAGLIDTRGAPAATTDSDILGALLAHGAADSTLEQAALALLPTVRGAFCLTFMDENTLYAARDPHGVRPLSLGRLDRGWVVASETAALDIVGASFVRDIEPGELLAIDADGVRSTRFANPTPKGCVFEYVYLARPDSVIGGRSVHATRVDIGRRLAAENPVEADLVIGVPESGIPAAVGYAQGSGIPYGQGLMKNAYVGRTFIQPSQTIRQLGIRLKLNPLKEVIRGKRLIVVDDSIVRGNTQRALIRMLREAGAVEVHVRIASPPVKWPCFYGIDFATPAELIANAASNSADESEMLEGVRRAIGADTLGYISHHGMVAATEQPASRLCSACFDGDYPIELPGESALGKNVIEHMLASAARNGLPLESTNAGGDNADAVRRP, from the coding sequence GTGACCTCCGCGCCGGTAGAGCCTGACGAGACCGACCCCAAAGAGGAGTGCGGCGTCTTCGGCGTCTGGGCTCCCGGCGAAGACGTGGCCAAGCTCACGTATTACGGGCTCTACGCCTTGCAGCACCGCGGCCAGGAAGCCGCCGGTATCGCCGTTGCCGACGGTGCCCAGGTCCTCGTCTTCAAGGATCTGGGTCTGGTCAGCCAGGTCTTCGACGAGCAGACCCTGGCCGCCATGCACGGGCACGTCGCCGTCGGGCACTGCCGCTACTCGACCACCGGCTCGACGACGTGGGAGAACGCCCAGCCGGTCTTCCGCAACACCGCCGCGGGCACCGGTGTCGCCCTCGGTCACAACGGCAACCTGGTCAACACCGCCGAATTGGCGACCCGCGCCCGGTCTGCCGGCCTGATCGACACCCGCGGCGCGCCGGCCGCCACCACCGACTCCGACATCCTCGGCGCGCTGCTGGCGCACGGTGCCGCCGACTCCACCCTCGAACAGGCGGCGCTGGCGCTGCTGCCCACCGTGCGCGGTGCGTTCTGCCTGACCTTCATGGACGAGAACACCCTCTACGCCGCCCGCGACCCGCACGGTGTGCGGCCGCTGTCGCTGGGCCGCCTCGACCGTGGCTGGGTGGTGGCCTCGGAGACCGCCGCCCTCGACATCGTCGGCGCCTCCTTCGTGCGCGATATCGAGCCCGGCGAACTCCTGGCCATCGATGCCGACGGCGTGCGGTCCACCCGGTTCGCCAACCCGACCCCCAAGGGCTGCGTCTTCGAATACGTCTACCTGGCCCGGCCCGACAGCGTCATCGGTGGCCGCTCGGTCCACGCCACCCGCGTGGACATCGGCCGCCGGCTGGCCGCCGAGAATCCCGTCGAGGCCGACCTGGTGATCGGCGTCCCCGAATCGGGCATCCCGGCCGCCGTCGGTTACGCCCAGGGCTCCGGCATTCCCTACGGCCAGGGCCTGATGAAGAACGCCTACGTGGGCCGCACCTTCATCCAGCCCTCGCAGACCATTCGCCAGCTGGGCATCCGGCTCAAGCTCAACCCGCTCAAAGAGGTGATCCGCGGGAAACGGCTGATCGTCGTCGACGACTCGATCGTGCGCGGTAACACCCAGCGGGCACTGATCAGGATGCTGCGTGAGGCAGGGGCGGTGGAGGTCCACGTCCGGATCGCGTCCCCGCCGGTGAAGTGGCCGTGCTTCTACGGGATCGACTTCGCCACCCCCGCCGAACTGATCGCCAACGCCGCCAGCAATTCCGCCGACGAGTCGGAGATGCTGGAAGGTGTCCGGCGGGCGATCGGCGCCGACACCCTGGGCTATATCAGCCACCACGGCATGGTGGCCGCGACCGAACAGCCCGCATCGCGGCTGTGCTCGGCATGTTTCGACGGCGACTACCCGATCGAACTCCCCGGGGAGTCCGCGCTGGGCAAGAACGTCATCGAGCACATGCTGGCCAGTGCCGCGCGCAACGGCCTCCCGCTGGAATCGACGAACGCAGGCGGGGACAACGCGGACGCCGTGCGTCGGCCGTGA
- a CDS encoding sterol carrier family protein — MVARRTADPAETRAAVLAVAHWLRDETQPAPARTDIAAAVRLTARTLAAAAPGASVEVRVPPFVAVQCIAGPRHTRGTPPNVVETDPHTWLRLVTGLTAMTDPRLHLSGSRAAEIADALPLVTLPD, encoded by the coding sequence ATGGTGGCCCGTCGCACTGCCGATCCGGCAGAGACACGCGCCGCGGTATTGGCCGTGGCGCACTGGTTGCGCGACGAGACCCAACCCGCGCCGGCCCGGACCGATATCGCCGCCGCCGTGCGGCTGACCGCACGCACCCTGGCCGCGGCCGCCCCCGGTGCCAGCGTCGAGGTGCGGGTTCCGCCGTTCGTCGCCGTGCAGTGCATCGCCGGTCCCCGGCATACCCGCGGAACGCCGCCCAATGTGGTGGAGACCGATCCGCACACCTGGCTGCGTCTGGTCACCGGTCTGACCGCGATGACCGATCCCCGACTGCATCTCTCGGGCTCGCGGGCCGCCGAGATCGCCGACGCGCTCCCGCTGGTCACCCTGCCCGACTAG
- a CDS encoding cupin domain-containing protein, with translation MTRLCGALLVGMLSLGWPAPAAATPGEGVQGRVLVQSTGDGQDFVTKELTIAPGGSTGWHWHPGQVYGVIRSGTLTHYSADCSVDGTYPAGNAITETVGPGYVHEGRNLGPDPLVMWVGYIVPAGSPLANSVDNPGCPFE, from the coding sequence ATGACCAGATTGTGTGGGGCACTGCTCGTCGGGATGTTGTCGTTGGGTTGGCCGGCTCCCGCGGCGGCCACCCCCGGGGAGGGTGTGCAGGGACGCGTCCTGGTGCAATCCACCGGTGACGGCCAGGACTTCGTGACCAAGGAGCTGACCATCGCTCCCGGCGGCAGCACGGGCTGGCACTGGCATCCCGGGCAGGTGTACGGCGTGATCCGGTCCGGGACGTTGACCCACTACTCGGCCGACTGTTCCGTCGACGGGACCTACCCGGCGGGCAACGCCATCACCGAGACCGTCGGGCCAGGCTATGTGCACGAGGGACGCAACCTGGGCCCCGACCCGCTGGTGATGTGGGTGGGCTACATCGTGCCCGCAGGCTCCCCACTGGCCAACTCGGTGGACAACCCGGGCTGCCCGTTCGAATGA
- the purM gene encoding phosphoribosylformylglycinamidine cyclo-ligase: MGQGHDEQHGISYATAGVDIEAGDRAVELFKPLAKRATRPEVRGGLGGFAGLFALRDGYREPLLASSTDGVGTKLAIAQAMDKHDTVGLDLVAMVVDDLVVCGAEPLFLQDYIAVGRTVPERVAAIVSGIADGCVLAGCALLGGETAEHPGLMEPDHYDISATGVGVVEADNVLGPDRVKPGDVIIAMASTGLHSNGYSLARKVLLEIDRMDLSGHVEEFGRTLGEELLEPTYIYAKDCLALAAETQVRTFCHITGGGFAGNLERIIPPGLVAELDRGTWTPAPVFGMIAQRGRIERAEMERTFNMGVGMVAIVAPEDTDRALAILTARHLACWPVGTVAKGAKDGVRAQLVGRHPRF; this comes from the coding sequence ATGGGTCAGGGACACGACGAACAACACGGTATTTCCTATGCAACCGCCGGCGTGGACATCGAGGCGGGCGATCGCGCCGTCGAGCTGTTCAAACCGCTCGCCAAGCGGGCGACCCGGCCGGAGGTGCGCGGTGGCCTCGGCGGGTTCGCCGGGCTGTTCGCCCTGCGGGATGGGTACCGCGAGCCGTTACTGGCGTCCTCGACCGACGGGGTGGGCACCAAGCTGGCCATCGCGCAGGCGATGGACAAGCACGACACCGTCGGTCTGGACCTGGTCGCCATGGTCGTCGACGATCTGGTCGTGTGCGGTGCCGAGCCGCTGTTCCTGCAGGACTACATCGCGGTGGGACGGACCGTGCCGGAACGCGTCGCCGCGATCGTCTCGGGTATCGCCGACGGCTGCGTGCTGGCCGGCTGCGCCCTGCTCGGCGGAGAGACGGCCGAGCATCCCGGTCTGATGGAACCCGACCACTACGACATCTCTGCCACCGGTGTGGGCGTCGTGGAGGCCGATAACGTGCTCGGGCCGGACCGGGTCAAGCCCGGCGATGTGATCATCGCGATGGCATCCACCGGTCTGCACTCCAACGGCTACTCGCTGGCGCGCAAGGTCCTCCTGGAGATCGACCGGATGGACCTGTCGGGCCACGTGGAGGAGTTCGGCCGCACCCTCGGTGAGGAGCTGCTGGAGCCCACCTACATCTACGCCAAGGACTGCCTGGCGCTGGCGGCAGAGACGCAGGTGCGCACGTTCTGCCACATCACCGGTGGCGGGTTCGCGGGCAATCTGGAGCGCATCATCCCGCCCGGCTTGGTGGCCGAACTGGATCGCGGCACCTGGACCCCGGCGCCCGTCTTCGGCATGATCGCCCAGCGCGGGCGCATCGAGCGTGCCGAAATGGAACGGACGTTCAACATGGGCGTCGGAATGGTCGCCATCGTCGCGCCGGAGGACACCGACCGCGCGCTGGCGATTCTCACCGCTCGCCACCTCGCGTGCTGGCCGGTGGGGACGGTGGCCAAGGGCGCAAAGGATGGGGTTCGAGCTCAGCTCGTGGGGCGTCACCCGCGGTTTTAG
- a CDS encoding DoxX family protein, with protein MFCLWFAQITFVFAGVLALWLPPNAVNWQMLMTDPVNIWVGRTVFGVDAALRRDSHSGDQAAIWVSILCLLIVAAFGTALWSVLDRRRTDYARPAVWFTVFLRLCLGGQMLLYGFAKLIPTQMQAPPLAALVQPLGEFSPMSMLWLQVGTSHPYEMALGAVEVTAGVLLFWPRTAVLGAVLSLLSMGQVFLLNMAFDVPVKILSLHLMLISIVLLAPHLRRLIDVFVRHRAVPAAPVPRLFTSERANRIATAVQIGLGVWIGVGQAVLGWQAWHQYGDGRDKPELYGIWTVTEFRVDQRQAPPLTTDRFRWQRMIFDTEGVVTIQWMDGRLRDAPLQFEPGQRHLTIMTPLPEPDGVTAPAADPAEFAEFDVTGPASDRLELSGTVQGRPVTMELESVDLESFPLRNRGFHWVQEYPYMR; from the coding sequence ATGTTCTGCCTGTGGTTCGCCCAGATCACCTTCGTGTTCGCCGGGGTCCTCGCGCTGTGGTTGCCGCCGAATGCGGTGAACTGGCAGATGTTGATGACCGATCCGGTCAACATCTGGGTGGGCCGCACGGTGTTCGGCGTCGACGCCGCGCTCCGCCGGGATTCCCACAGCGGCGACCAGGCCGCGATCTGGGTGTCGATCCTGTGTCTGCTGATCGTCGCCGCGTTCGGCACCGCGCTGTGGTCGGTGTTGGACCGGCGGCGGACCGATTACGCCCGGCCGGCGGTCTGGTTCACGGTCTTCCTACGGCTGTGCTTGGGCGGGCAGATGCTGTTGTACGGGTTCGCGAAGCTGATCCCCACCCAGATGCAGGCCCCGCCGCTGGCGGCCCTGGTGCAGCCCCTCGGTGAGTTCAGCCCGATGTCGATGCTGTGGCTGCAGGTCGGCACCTCCCATCCCTACGAGATGGCGCTCGGCGCGGTGGAGGTGACGGCGGGCGTGCTGCTGTTCTGGCCGCGCACCGCCGTGCTGGGCGCAGTGTTGAGCCTGCTCAGCATGGGCCAGGTGTTCCTGCTGAACATGGCCTTCGACGTCCCGGTGAAGATCCTCTCGTTGCACCTGATGCTGATCAGCATCGTGCTTCTCGCCCCGCACCTGCGGCGTCTCATCGATGTGTTCGTGCGCCACCGTGCTGTGCCGGCGGCACCGGTGCCACGACTGTTCACATCCGAGCGCGCCAACCGCATCGCCACCGCCGTACAGATCGGGCTCGGGGTCTGGATCGGCGTCGGTCAGGCCGTACTCGGCTGGCAGGCATGGCATCAATACGGTGACGGACGAGACAAACCCGAGCTCTACGGGATCTGGACGGTCACCGAGTTCCGCGTCGACCAGCGGCAGGCGCCACCGTTGACCACCGACCGATTTCGTTGGCAGCGAATGATTTTCGACACCGAAGGAGTGGTGACGATCCAGTGGATGGACGGCCGCCTGCGCGACGCACCGCTGCAGTTCGAGCCCGGGCAGCGGCATCTCACGATCATGACCCCGCTCCCGGAACCGGACGGTGTGACCGCTCCGGCGGCAGATCCTGCCGAGTTCGCCGAGTTCGATGTCACCGGGCCCGCATCGGATCGCCTGGAGCTGTCCGGCACGGTGCAGGGGCGCCCGGTCACCATGGAGCTCGAATCCGTTGACCTGGAAAGCTTTCCGCTGCGCAACCGGGGTTTCCACTGGGTGCAGGAATACCCATACATGCGCTAG